One Candidatus Effluviviaceae Genus I sp. DNA segment encodes these proteins:
- a CDS encoding lipoate--protein ligase family protein, which translates to MPVWRFLNTGLRDGATNMALDEALLIGAGRGASPPTVRVFGWSPPTVSLGHSQDPAAELDLAACDRAGVGVVRRPTGGRAVFHAGELTYSVVGPSGTPPLGRSIRETYRVIGEAIVAGLSLLGVRASLEETGTDPGLRRGGASPPCFVSSGRYEVVLGRRKLVGSAQRRAGRAVLQHGSVLMDMRHADLAELLASLTGEERAAVRRSLVERTTTLESAVGRPVGFDAVADAMRRGFEAAWGVKLAEGSLTSAEQSLASELARRYAIRR; encoded by the coding sequence ATGCCCGTCTGGCGCTTCCTCAACACGGGACTGCGCGACGGCGCCACGAACATGGCGCTGGACGAAGCGCTTCTCATCGGCGCGGGCCGCGGAGCGTCGCCCCCGACCGTGCGCGTGTTCGGCTGGTCGCCGCCGACCGTCTCGCTCGGGCACTCGCAGGATCCTGCGGCGGAGCTCGACCTCGCGGCGTGCGACCGGGCGGGCGTCGGCGTCGTGAGACGACCGACCGGCGGGCGCGCGGTGTTCCACGCCGGCGAGCTCACCTACTCGGTGGTGGGTCCGTCGGGGACGCCCCCGCTCGGGCGCTCCATCAGGGAGACCTACCGGGTCATCGGCGAGGCCATCGTGGCCGGCCTGTCGCTCCTCGGCGTAAGGGCGTCCCTGGAGGAGACCGGGACCGACCCGGGCCTGCGGCGCGGCGGCGCAAGCCCGCCCTGTTTCGTGAGTTCGGGGCGCTACGAAGTGGTGCTGGGGCGCCGCAAGCTCGTGGGGAGCGCGCAGCGCCGCGCGGGACGGGCGGTTCTGCAGCACGGCTCCGTGCTCATGGACATGCGGCACGCCGACCTGGCCGAGCTCCTTGCGTCGCTCACGGGGGAGGAGCGGGCCGCGGTGAGGCGCTCGCTCGTCGAGAGGACGACGACGCTCGAGAGCGCGGTCGGCCGTCCCGTCGGCTTCGACGCGGTGGCCGACGCGATGCGCCGCGGGTTCGAGGCGGCGTGGGGCGTGAAGCTGGCTGAGGGGTCCCTCACGAGTGCCGAGCAGTCGCTCGCGTCGGAGCTCGCAAGACGATACGCGATACGGCGTTAG